The Buchnera aphidicola (Cinara pseudotaxifoliae) genomic interval TTACACTGTTTACCAGCATTACACGATAAACAATCTTCTTTAGGATTAGAAATCCATAATCAATTTAATATTAATAATGGATTAGAAATTAGTAATGAAGTTTTTAATTCTCCTGTTAATATCAGTTTTCAACAATCAGAAAATCGATTACATACAATTAAAGCTTTATTAATATCATGTTTATCAAAAAAAATTTTTTTTAAAAATAAAAACTAAAAAAAACTATACTTCTATAACCTATTTATACAATATTATTATTATAATATAAATAAACAAATAAAATGAAACGGAAACATATATGCTAAAGACAAAAAATATTTTAAATACTGTATTTGGACCATATTCTTCTATAAGACAAGCGAACAATTTACTTTTTATTTCAGGTCAAATTCCAATAAATAAAAATACAAAAATTATACCTAAATGCATATCAGAACAAACTACCTTAGCATTAAAAAAAATAAATTTATTATTACTTGAAAATCAATTAAGTGTAAAAAATATCATTAAAATTACTATTTTTACAACTAAAATGGATAAATTAAAAGAAATTAATTTATCCTATCAAAATTTTTTCAATAAATATACTAACCGATATCCAGCACGATCATGTGTAGGAGTCTCCGAACTACCCGAAAAAGTATGTATAGAAATTGAAGCAATAGCATCTATCTTTTAGAATAAATAAATATGCCACTACGTGGCATAAAATTAATATACTAATTAGTTTTACATTCACTTATATCGTATAAAAAGCTAGAAAGTACGCTTTGTATTACTTTTTCGATGTCTAAAAGTTAAAGATTTTTTATTTTCCCGTAACGATGAATACGTTATAGGTTTAATATTAATAGGTTTATTTAAAATACGTGTACGTAATAAACAAGCAAGTAATCGTCTAGAATGATTTTTAGGCAATTCAATAGTAGAATAGGTTGTAAATAATCTAATAGCTCCTATTAATCGACTACTAATATCTCCTTCATTTGCAACAGCTCCAACAATATGACGTACCTCTATACCATCATTTTTACCTACTTCAATACGATACAATGTCATATTTTCAAGCTTCTTTCGTTCGTGTACAAAACGAGAATTTGGATTTATCTTTTTATTATTGAACTTACGTACATTATGTATACCTGTTGAATAATTATGATTAAAAGATAAAGGTGAATAACGTTTATCAGGAGGAATAATCAAAGGTCGTTCACCTTGAACTAATTTTAGCAATGCTGCTGATAAATTTTCAAAATTCCAACCATCTTTTAAATTTAATTTTGATACAAGTAATTTATATAATTTTAAATCTGAACTATTTAATTGCTGTTGTATTTTCTCTGAAATAATTTGTAATCTACGTTGTACAACAAGCTCAGATTTTGGTAATTCTGTTTCTTTAATAGAATGTTTAATAGTTCTTTCAATATTGTTTAATAATCTTCGTTCACGATATTCTACGAATAATAAAGCTCTTCCTGCTCTTCCTGCACGACCAGTACGACCAATACGATGAACATATGATTCGGAATCCATAGGTATATCATAGTTAATAACAAAACTAATACGATCCACATCTAAACCACGTGCAGCAACATCCGTAGCAATTAATATATCTAATTTACCCGTTTTTAATCTGTCTAACGTTTGTTCTCGTAACGATTGATTCATATCGCCATTTAATGCAGCGCTATTATATCCATGTTTTTCTAGTGCTTCTGATACTTCCAAAGTAGCATTTTTAGTTCGAACAAAAATGATAGTAGCAGAAAAATCTTCAACTTCTAAAAATCTAATTAAAGCATCAGTTTTTTTTCCACGTACAATCCAATAACTTTGTTGTATATCTGGACGTGTGATACCAGTAGACTGTATTTTAATTTCTTTTGGATTATCCATAAACCGTTTAGATATTCTACGAATTATATTAGGCATAGTAGCAGAAAATAAAGCTGTTTGATGTTTTTTTGGAATTTTTGACATAATATTTTCTACATCTTCTATAAAACCCATTCGTAACATTTCATCAGCTTCATCTAAAACTAAACTTTTTAAATGTACTAAATTTAATGTTCCGCGCTTTAAATGATCCAATAAACGACCGGGTGTACCTACAATAATTTGCGGTCCTTGTCTAAGAATTTGTAATTGAATATCATATCTTTGACCACCATACAAAGCTAATACTTTAACACCAAAAAGATATTTAGAAAAATCAGAAAAAGCTTTTGCCACCTGTATAGCAAGTTCTCTTGTAGGTACTAAGACTAATATTTGAGGATATTTTAAAGAAAAATTAATGTTATTGAGTAATGGTAGTGCAAAAGCAGCTGTTTTACCGCTACCTGTTTGAGCCATTCCAAGTACATCGTTTCCCATTAGGAGGTAAGGAATACAGGCAGATTGAATAGGTGAAGGTTTTACATATCCTAATTGTTCTAAAGATTTTAATAAATAAGAATTTAGCCCAAAAATAGAAAAAGAATGATGAATTTGAGTCATGCAGAGTATAAGCCTCTTTATGTTACAATCACGACCAGTATACTACATCACTCATGATGAAAATTATTATATATTTTCATTAAAAATGTATGAACCGGTTAAATTGAACGTATATAAATTTTTAAAAAAAATAAACATATTCAATAAAATTAAAATATAAAAATACTGAATATTTATAAATAAACTAATAAGATTCATTATACAATAAATATTAGTAATAAGATAGTCTGTCTATCTGATAAAATATGTAATACATATTACATAAATTTATATTTTATTTGATATATCAGTATTTTTCATACTTAAACGAATTCTTCCTTGTCGATCTATTTCTAAAACTCTTACTGAAACAATTTGATCTATTTTTAAATAATCAGATACTTTATCTATTCTTTTATGTGAAATCTGTGAAATATGTATTAATCCTTCTTTTCCAAAACCAACAGAAACAAATGCTCCAAAATCTAAAATACGTGTTACCTTACCTGAATAAACTTTTCCAATTATAATATCTTCCGTAATTTCTTTAATTCTACGAATAGCATGCTTAGCTTTTTCACCTACAGTAGCTGATATTTTTACTATTCCGTCATCTTTAATTTCAATAACAGTACCGGTTTCTTCAGTAAGCATTCTAATAGTGGATCCTCCTTTCCCGATAACATTTTTAATTTTTTCTGGATTAATTTTCATCGTATATATTCTGGGTGCAAATTTTGAAATATCACTTCTAGGTATTTCTAAAGTAGCTTCCATAATATCTAATATTTTTAACCTAGCAAATTTTGCTTGATATAAAGCATCTTTAATAATATCACTTGTAATACCAGAAATTTTTATATCCATCTGCAATGCAGTAATTCCGATTCTACTTCCAGCTACTTTAAAATCCATATCACCTAAGTAATCTTCATCTCCCAAAATATCTGATAAAATAACATAAGTATTTTTTTCTTTTATTAAACCCATAGCAATTCCTGCTATAGCTGATTTAATGGGAACTCCTGCATCCATTAAAGCTAAAGATGCACCACATACAGAAGCCATAGAAGATGATCCATTAGATTCTGTAATCTCAGAAACCAAACGGATTGTGTATGGAAATTCTTCAATATTTGGCATAACTGCTACAAAACTACGCTTAGCTAATTTTCCGTGACCTATTTCTCTTCTTTTCGGCGACCCTACTATTCCTATTTCTCCTACAGAGTAAGGAGGAAAATTGTAATGAAATATAAAATTATCAGTCCTATCTCCTAAAAGATCGTCTAAGTTTTGCGCGTCTCTAGACGTTCCTAGGGTTGCTGAAACCAACGCTTGTGTTTCTCCTCTGGTGAATAAAGCAGATCCATGAACGCGGGGAAGAACGCCTGTTCTGACATCAATTGGTCTAATTATATCATTCATACGACTATCAATTCTTACATTGTCTTTTAAAATACGCTGACGAACTATATTACGTTCTAGAGCATAAATATTTTCTTCAATTTTTAAATTCGTTAAAGAATTGTCTTCGCTCAATAAATCTATAATTATTTTTTGCTTAATATCATTTAATTTACTTAACCGATCTTGTTTTATAAAAACACGATATGCTGATTCAATATCTTTACTAAATTTTTTAGCTATTAAATTATACAAAGTTCTGTCAGATGCATTTTCAGTAAAATTAACGTTAGGAAATTTATTAGCTTTTTTAGAAAACGTAAAAATGTTATCGATTAACAATTTTTGTTTTTCATGACCAAATAAAATAGCTTGCAAAATATTTTCTTCAGACAATATATTAGCTTCTGCTTCAACCATTAAAATAGTTTTTTTTGTTCCCGAAACTATCAAATCTAAACAACTATTTTTAATAATTTCCACTGATGGATTTAAAATATATTCATTATCGATTAACCCAACACGAGCTGCTCCTATAGGACCTGAGAACGGTAGGCCGGATATACATAAAGCAGCAGATACTCCAATAATAGAAATTATATCTGGATTAATTTGAGGGTTTACTGAAATAACTGTTACAATAATTTGCACTTCATTTAAAAATTCTTTAGGAAACAAAGGACGAATAGGTCTGTCAATTAATCTAGAAATTAAAATTTCATTTTCACTCGGTCTTCCTTCTCGACGAAAAAATCCACCAGGAATTCTACCAGCAGCATATGTACGTTCTTGATAATTTACAATCAATGGAAAAAATTTTTGTCCAGATAAAACTGGAGTTGTACTACTTACTACAGTAATCAGAGCGGTAGTATCATCCATACTAGCTAAAACCGAAGCAGTAGCTTGTCGAGCTATCATTCCAGTTTCCAAACTAACAGAATGTTTACCGTATTTAAATGTATGTACAATTGGTTTTAACAAAATCTACATCCTTAAATAAAGATAAATTAATTTAAAAGACATTAAAAAATATAAAAATTATATTTTATGATAAAAAAACAAAATTACAGTTTTAACAACATTTATATACGTAAAGAAAAGAGCTGAAACAGCTCTTTTCTTTACGTAAATTATACTCTATTTTTAATAAATTTTAATATTATAAATAATTGTTTTATAATACGTTAATAACGTAAACCAAGATCTTTAATCAAAAAAAGATAACTGGAGTGTTTTTTTAATTTTATATAATCTAATAATTTTCTACGCAGAGAAACCATTTTTAATAAACCTCTACGACCACAATGATCTTCTTTGTGTTTAGTAAAATGTTTTTGCAAATAATTTATCTTTCTTGTTAATAAAGCAATTTGTACTGATGAATGACCACTATTATTATACAAATTACCATATTTTAAAATTAAATTTTTTATTTCTAATGTATTTTTTACCATATATAAACTCCACAAAAAAATTTATCCTAAACAACAATTAAATAAATTTTTTAATTACTCATAATAAATATCTAACTTATTAAAACACATTTTGGGATCAA includes:
- a CDS encoding RidA family protein, with protein sequence MLKTKNILNTVFGPYSSIRQANNLLFISGQIPINKNTKIIPKCISEQTTLALKKINLLLLENQLSVKNIIKITIFTTKMDKLKEINLSYQNFFNKYTNRYPARSCVGVSELPEKVCIEIEAIASIF
- a CDS encoding DEAD/DEAH box helicase; amino-acid sequence: MTQIHHSFSIFGLNSYLLKSLEQLGYVKPSPIQSACIPYLLMGNDVLGMAQTGSGKTAAFALPLLNNINFSLKYPQILVLVPTRELAIQVAKAFSDFSKYLFGVKVLALYGGQRYDIQLQILRQGPQIIVGTPGRLLDHLKRGTLNLVHLKSLVLDEADEMLRMGFIEDVENIMSKIPKKHQTALFSATMPNIIRRISKRFMDNPKEIKIQSTGITRPDIQQSYWIVRGKKTDALIRFLEVEDFSATIIFVRTKNATLEVSEALEKHGYNSAALNGDMNQSLREQTLDRLKTGKLDILIATDVAARGLDVDRISFVINYDIPMDSESYVHRIGRTGRAGRAGRALLFVEYRERRLLNNIERTIKHSIKETELPKSELVVQRRLQIISEKIQQQLNSSDLKLYKLLVSKLNLKDGWNFENLSAALLKLVQGERPLIIPPDKRYSPLSFNHNYSTGIHNVRKFNNKKINPNSRFVHERKKLENMTLYRIEVGKNDGIEVRHIVGAVANEGDISSRLIGAIRLFTTYSTIELPKNHSRRLLACLLRTRILNKPINIKPITYSSLRENKKSLTFRHRKSNTKRTF
- the pnp gene encoding polyribonucleotide nucleotidyltransferase — encoded protein: MLKPIVHTFKYGKHSVSLETGMIARQATASVLASMDDTTALITVVSSTTPVLSGQKFFPLIVNYQERTYAAGRIPGGFFRREGRPSENEILISRLIDRPIRPLFPKEFLNEVQIIVTVISVNPQINPDIISIIGVSAALCISGLPFSGPIGAARVGLIDNEYILNPSVEIIKNSCLDLIVSGTKKTILMVEAEANILSEENILQAILFGHEKQKLLIDNIFTFSKKANKFPNVNFTENASDRTLYNLIAKKFSKDIESAYRVFIKQDRLSKLNDIKQKIIIDLLSEDNSLTNLKIEENIYALERNIVRQRILKDNVRIDSRMNDIIRPIDVRTGVLPRVHGSALFTRGETQALVSATLGTSRDAQNLDDLLGDRTDNFIFHYNFPPYSVGEIGIVGSPKRREIGHGKLAKRSFVAVMPNIEEFPYTIRLVSEITESNGSSSMASVCGASLALMDAGVPIKSAIAGIAMGLIKEKNTYVILSDILGDEDYLGDMDFKVAGSRIGITALQMDIKISGITSDIIKDALYQAKFARLKILDIMEATLEIPRSDISKFAPRIYTMKINPEKIKNVIGKGGSTIRMLTEETGTVIEIKDDGIVKISATVGEKAKHAIRRIKEITEDIIIGKVYSGKVTRILDFGAFVSVGFGKEGLIHISQISHKRIDKVSDYLKIDQIVSVRVLEIDRQGRIRLSMKNTDISNKI
- the rpsO gene encoding 30S ribosomal protein S15, with product MVKNTLEIKNLILKYGNLYNNSGHSSVQIALLTRKINYLQKHFTKHKEDHCGRRGLLKMVSLRRKLLDYIKLKKHSSYLFLIKDLGLRY